A genome region from Chiroxiphia lanceolata isolate bChiLan1 chromosome 5, bChiLan1.pri, whole genome shotgun sequence includes the following:
- the PTPRB gene encoding receptor-type tyrosine-protein phosphatase beta isoform X3, producing the protein MLSYGAGFALWTALALTKAALGQAGCSANLTEQRVFGQSVRLRWDAAGRACNFSLSGRSEDGEAAGCQPAHAGNGTYDCTLRGLEAGTWYHLHIEPLSGGEALNISVQTDPLPPSRLEINKEKTTLTSLEVQWYPSSGKVDLYNLILFDDDNKKIQEVSVPGSISKTENTFFNLIPGNKYNIVLSAIAGNKTTPELHISGYTAPAEVLDLTVTNDDSLDALKVKWRKPLGNFDFYNITLSHLGSVKGVKIVQPPITETHFDKLTPGRLYQVTARTISGELFTDGMATGRTFPQNVSELQAGSGGWLRSLRVTWLPPAGDWERYHLLLWNRTALLLNTTLEKNTTEYLICDVGLIPGREYGVDVVVESGDLQSKTSCTGRTAPEPVLQLRVKHANESSLSVMWMTPVAEWDSYVVSLGDSDLTIIKKELEKEAKEFTFTGLVPGRKYTATITTISGTLSNWTSVEGRTVPAQVTDLIVASQGSTNSLFTNWTRAPGDVDSYQVLLIHENVVIKNDTVPSETNRYHFYALKPGGLYSVVVTTVSGGISSRQKIAEGSTVPSSVTGVTVNNSGRSDYLSVSWLPASGDVDSYLVTLSHHDQIVQTLTIPKSFSECSFSNLTPGTLYKVMITTKSGKYENYTFSQERTVPSSVQGLTVSNSARSDYLRVSWLHASGYFDNYEVIIRNNNDFIQTKSVPKDENECVFTNLVPGRQYSVTVSTRSGKYETSERVYGRTMPESVKELTLSNRSTEDLQVTWSKAEGDVDKYEIQLLFNDMKIFPPIFLGNTIEEYWFTALTPGRLYKILVLTISGDAQRATFIEGLTIPSVVRNIHVSPNGMTNSLKVSWTPGGGDVDSYTVTIFQQNHQLDFQSVSKHVSEHTFHKLEAGEQYRVVVQSNSGTLHNSVAAFGRTIPASVQELLADHAYSSHSLLVTWQKAPGVAERYDILLLNEQGVLLSNKSEPAAAKQHKFEDLLAGKKYKIQVLTVSGGLFSKRAETVGRTVPAAVTNLKVTENTTDRLSFSWTTSQGELDSYDIFLYNPDKSLHDRISGEQHLQQCSFQNLRQGRMYRMVIVTHSGDLTNESSIFGRTVPAPVVGLKASNRNMTDSLWFTWGPAAGDVDFYELNLYNPNGTQKETWQRKDLKEWHFQGLIPGRKYTLVVVTHSGDLINTANAEGRTAPSPPNTVSFTDVANTSLSVTWLGPPDWTDYDDFELQWLPKDPLTVFNPYSSSKSKVRIIYGLRPGRLYEFSVRTVSGDNWKTYSQSQSASVRTKPDKIQSLHCRPQTSTAIACSWTPPDSDFDGYSIECKKMDTREVEFSKRIEKDKSLLNIMTLVPHRRYLVSIKVHSADMTSEVVEDSTITMIDRPPQPPPDIRVNKREVLITKSSINFTFNCSWFSDTNGAVKYFTVVVREADGSEGPKPDEQHPLPSYLEYKHNDSIRIYQTNYFASRCAENPDSDYKSFDIKLGGEMENLGGKCDPDHHKFCDGPLKPQTAYRISIRAFTQLFSEDPKELPKPLFADTFFSLPITTEAEPLFGVIEGVSAGLFLIVMLVAVTALFVCRQKVGSGHERSTARLSIRRDRPLPVHLNLGQKGNRKTSSPIKVSHFEAHFTKLQADSNYLLSKEYEDLKDVGRNQTCDIALLPENRGKNRYNNILPYDTSRVKLSNVDDDPCSDYINASYIPGNNFRREYIATQGPLPGTKDEFWKMAWEQNVHNIVMVTQCVEKGRVKCDHYWPLDQDSLYYGDLIVEMLSESVLPEWTIREFKICSEEQLDSTKLIRHFHYTVWPDHGVPETTQSLIQFVRTVRDYINRTPDTGPTIVHCSAGVGRTGTFIALDRILQQLDSKDTVDIYAAVHDLRLHRVHMVQTECQYVYLHQCVRDVLRARKLRSEQENPLFPIYENVNPEYHRDAVYSRH; encoded by the exons ATCCCTTGCCACCATCTCGTTTGGAAATTAATAAGGAAAAGACTACACTTACAAGCTTGGAAGTTCAATGGTATCCTTCCTCAGGAAAGGTGGACTTGTATAACCTAATATTATTtgatgatgataataaaaaGATACAAGAAGTCTCCGTACCAGGAAgcatttcaaaaacagaaaatacGTTTTTTAATCTCATCCCTGGGAATAAATACAACATTGTCCTCAGTGCAATTGCTGGAAATAAGACTACCCCAGAACTTCACATAAGTGGATATACTG ccCCTGCTGAAGTCTTAGATTTGACAGTGACTAATGATGACAGCTTAGATGCTTTAAAAGTTAAGTGGAGAAAACCTTTGGGAAACTTCGATTTCTATAATATCACTCTGTCTCATCTTGGATCAGTTAAAGGAGTCAAAATTGTGCAGCCACCAATCACCGAGACTCACTTTGATAAGCTAACTCCAGGACGTCTTTATCAGGTTACTGCCCGCACAATCAGTGGTGAACTGTTTACTGATGGGATGGCAACTGGCAGGACAT TTCCCCAGAACGTTTCAGAGCTGCAGGCCGGTTCTGGTGGCTGGCTGAGGTCTCTGCGAGTGACCTGGCTGCCCCCTGCGGGAGACTGGGAGAGGTACCACCTGCTCCTGTGGAACCGCACGGCCCTGCTGCTTAACACCACCCTCGAGAAGAACACTACCGAGTACCTCATCTGCGACGTGGGCCTCATCCCTGGGAGGGAGTACGGCGTGGATGTTGTTGTGGAGAGTGGTGATTTGCAGAGCAAGACTAGTTGCACGGGGAGAACGG CTCCAGAGCCTGTTCTCCAGCTCCGTGTGAAGCATGCTAATGAATCTTCACTTAGTGTCATGTGGATGACCCCTGTTGCAGAATGGGACAGCTATGTGGTTTCCCTGGGAGACAGTGATCTTACTATCATAAAAAAAGAGCTTGAAAAAGAAGCTAAGGAATTCACTTTCACTGGCTTGGtaccaggaagaaaatacaCAGCTACCATCACAACCATTAGTGGGACTTTAAGCAACTGGACTTCAGTGGAAGGAAGAACAG tgccaGCCCAAGTGACTGATCTGATTGTGGCAAGTCAGGGATCAACCAACAGCTTATTCACCAACTGGACAAGAGCTCCGGGAGATGTAGACTCATACCAAGTGCTATTGATTCACGAGAATGTTGTCATTAAAAATGACACTGTTCCCAGTGAAACCAACAGATATCACTTCTATGCTCTGAAACCTGGAGGACTCTATTCAGTTGTTGTCACCACTGTCAGTGGAGGGATATCTTCAAGGCAAAAGATTGCAGAGGGAAGTAcag TTCCTTCCAGCGTGACTGGAGTAACAGTAAATAACTCAGGTCGCAGTGACTACCTCAGTGTGTCTTGGCTGCCAGCTTCTGGAGATGTAGACAGTTACTTGGTAACACTCTCTCACCATGACCAGATTGTTCAGACTCTCACCATTCCCAAATCCTTCAGTGAATGCTCCTTCAGCAACCTTACTCCTGGAACACTTTACAAAGTGATGATAACCACAAAGAGTGGGAAGTATGAAAATTATACCTTCAGCCAGGAACGAACAG tcccTTCAAGTGTTCAGGGACTTACTGTCAGCAATTCAGCCAGAAGTGACTACTTGAGGGTGTCCTGGTTACATGCATCTGGGTATTTTGATAATTATGAAGTGATCATCAGGAACAACAACGATTTCATCCAAACAAAAAGTGTCCCAAAGGATGAAAATGAATGTGTGTTCACTAATCTGGTCCCAGGGAGGCAGTACAGTGTCACGGTCAGCACAAGGAGTGGGAAATACGAAACTAGTGAAAGGGTCTATGGCAGAACAA TGCCAGAGTCAGTGAAGGAACTGACTCTTAGTAACAGGAGCACAGAAGATCTGCAGGTAACTTGGTCAAAGGCTGAGGGGGATGTTGATAAATATGAGATTCAACTCCTCTTCAATGATATGAAGATCTTCCCACCCATTTTCCTTGGGAACACCATTGAGGAGTATTGGTTCACAGCTCTGACTCCAGGACGTCTATACAAAATTCTTGTCTTGACCATCAGTGGAGATGCACAACGTGCTACTTTCATAGAAGGCCTGACAA ttccgAGCGTGGTCAGAAACATTCACGTGTCACCTAATGGCATGACAAACAGCCTGAAAGTGAGCTGGACTCCTGGAGGTGGAGATGTTGATTCCTATACGGTGACCATATTTCAGCAAAACCATCAGCTTGATTTCCAGAGTGTCTCCAAACATGTTTCCGAGCACACATTTCACAAGTTGGAAGCTGGGGAGCAGTACCGGGTGGTGGTGCAGTCTAACAGTGGCACCTTGCACAACAGCGTAGCAGCTTTTGGGAGAACAA TTCCAGCCTCTGTCCAGGAATTATTAGCTGATCATGCTTACAGCAGTCATTCCTTGTTAGTAACCTGGCAGAAAGCTCCTGGTGTAGCTGAGAGATATGACATTCTGCTCTTGAATGAACAAGGAGTCCTCCTGAGCAACAAATCAGAGCCAGCTGCTGCCAAACAGCACAAATTTGAAGATTTATTAGCTGGCAAGAAGtataaaatacaagttttgaCAGTCAGTGGTGGGCTCTTCAGTAAGCGTGCAGAAACTGTTGGCCGAACAG TTCCAGCAGCTGTTACAAATCTGAAAGTCACAGAGAACACCACTGATCGACTGTCCTTCAGCTGGACCACCTCGCAAGGGGAGCTTGATTCATATGACATCTTCCTGTACAACCCAGACAAATCCCTTCATGACAGGATTTCAGGagagcagcacctccagcagtGTTCATTCCAGAACCTACGTCAAGGCAGGATGTATCGAATGGTGATTGTTACCCACAGTGGAGACCTCACTAATGAGTCATCTATCTTTGGAAGAACAG taccTGCCCCAGTCGTTGGTCTCAAGGCATCCAACCGAAACATGACAGACAGTCTGTGGTTCACCTGGggtccagcagcaggagatgttGACTTCTATGAGCTGAATCTTTACAACCCAAATGGGACACAGAAAGAAACCTGGCAAAGGAAAGACCTGAAAGAGTGGCATTTCCAGGGGCTCATTCCTGGCAGAAAGTACACTTTGGTTGTGGTGACTCACAGTGGTGATCTGATCAACACAGCAAACGCTGAAGGAAGAACAG CACCCAGCCCCCCTAACACTGTATCGTTTACTGATGTTGCAAACACCTCTTTATCAGTCACGTGGCTGGGTCCTCCAGACTGGACAGACTATGACGATTTTGAGTTGCAGTGGCTTCCAAAGGATCCCCTCACAGTATTCAATCcctacagcagcagcaaatctAAAGTACGTATCATCTATGGCCTGCGACCAGGAAGACTCTATGAGTTCAGTGTCAGAACCGTCAGTGGCGACAACTGGAAGACATACAGTCAGTCACAGTCTGCAAGTGTGAGAACGA AACCAGACAAGATACAAAGTCTTCACTGTCGGCCCCAAACCTCCACTGCCATCGCGTGTTCCTGGACTCCTCCTGATTCTGACTTTGATGGGTATAGCATTGAATGCAAAAAAATGGACACTCGTGAAGTGGAATTTTCTAAAAGGATAGAAAAAGACAAATCTCTACTTAATATCATGACCCTCGTTCCCCATAGACGATACCTGGTGTCCATCAAGGTGCATTCTGCAGACATGACGAGTGAAGTAGTTGAAGACAGCACCATCACAATGATTGATC GTCCCCCTCAGCCACCTCCAGACATACGAGTGAACAAAAGAGAGGTACTGATTACCAAATCCTCCATCAACTTTACTTTTAACTGCAGCTGGTTTAGTGATACTAATGGAGCTGTGAAGTACTTTACTGTGGTTGTGAGAGAGGCTGATG GTAGTGAAGGACCAAAGCCTGATGAGCAGCACCCATTACCTTCCTACCTGGAGTACAAACACAACGACTCTATACGCATCTACCAGACAAATTATTTTGCCAGTAGATGTGCTGAAAATCCGGACAGCGACTATAAAAGCTTTGACATTAAGCTTGgaggagaaatggaaaatctgGGAGGAAAGTGTGATCCAGATCACCACAAATTCTGTGATGGACCTCTAAAGCCTCAAACTGCTTATAG GATCAGCATACGAGCTTTTACCCAGCTTTTCAGTGAAGACCCAAAGGAACTTCCTAAACCACTCTTTGCAGATACCTTCTTCTCTTTGCCCATCACTACAGAGGCAG agCCTCTGTTCGGAGTTATTGAAGGTGTGAGTGCTGGCTTGTTTCTGATTGTGATGTTGGTGGCTGTTACTGCTTTATTTGTCTGCAGACAGAAAGTTGG CAGTGGCCATGAGAGATCTACAGCAAGGCTGAGCATTCGCAGGGACAGGCCACTGCCAGTCCATCTGAACCTGGGGCAAAAAGG GAACCGGAAAACTTccag TCCAATCAAAGTCAGTCACTTTGAAGCACACTTCACCAAACTTCAAGCAGACTCCAACTACCTTCTGTCCAAGGAGTATGAG gacttGAAAGATGTGGGTCGAAACCAGACGTGTGACATAGCACTTTTGCCagagaacagagggaaaaatcGATACAATAATATATTACCCT ATGATACATCAAGAGTGAAGCTTTCCAATGTGGATGATGACCCTTGCTCAGACTACATTAATGCAAGCTACATACCA GGCAATAATTTCCGCAGGGAATACATAGCAACTCAGGGCCCTTTGCCTGGCACGAAAGATGAGTTCTGGAAGATGGCATGGGAGCAAAATGTTCACAATATTGTCATGGTAACCCAGTGTGTTGAGAAGGGCCGG GTAAAGTGTGATCACTACTGGCCCCTCGATCAGGATTCCTTGTACTATGGAGACCTGATCGTTGAGATGTTGTCTGAATCAGTGCTCCCAGAATGGACAATAAGAGAGTTTAAAATCTGCAGT GAAGAGCAGCTTGACTCAACAAAGCTCATTCGTCACTTCCACTACACTGTATGGCCAGACCATGGTGTGCCAGAGACCACCCAGTCCCTGATTCAGTTTGTCAGAACTGTAAGAGATTATATCAACAGGACCCCAGACACAGGACCAACTATTGTACACTGCAG tgctGGTGTTGGCAGGACTGGCACATTCATTGCACTAGACCGAATTCTGCAACAGCTGGATTCAAAGGACACTGTCGACATTTATGCAGCAGTACATGATCTAAGGCTTCACCGTGTTCACATGGTTCAGACAGAG